A genomic window from Nicotiana sylvestris chromosome 11, ASM39365v2, whole genome shotgun sequence includes:
- the LOC104226683 gene encoding F-box/FBD/LRR-repeat protein At1g13570-like, translating into MMTDTYKGLEDGRDKLDRLTDLPINVINQIQEYMTVEDATRMSVLSSKWRHVWASNPKLIISVNFCIKRKQLGTIDIINRVLLQHYGPIKTFLLDISMIHPSEHSVIDLWMLYLSKNGLVELTLRCLEYLNTPYKLPSSVYGVELEHLNLSNCIFRPPCSFRGFHKLKSLSLSRVTFQLDVATSFLCVPNLKNLMFEKCIGLTHLNIYAPELLSLKVVRCDIETIKLGPFMDCRKLQCFAVISRDEVPQNGQHEAINLIKLLSSWPELRKLLLDRYFIKFLSSGNVAGLLSTRLNDLHDLAFCDYDFNDKDQVCSLLCILRSSPNLKSLVLVLSHIKKGSGEVDVNHFEGQGCRIGEFNNLQALRICYFHGSRVEVLFVRLLLASAPFLQEIIIELDKKVSKSEATKIAEEFMQFPHTSNVPQVSDK; encoded by the exons ATGATGACAGATACCTATAAAGGACTTGAAGATGGAAGGGACAAACTTGATAGACTTACAGATCTTCCTATTAATGTCATAAATCAGATTCAGGAGTACATGACTGTTGAGGATGCCACAAGAATGAGTGTCTTGTCCAGTAAGTGGAGACATGTTTGGGCTTCAAACCCGAAGCTCATAATTTCTGTGAACTTCTGCATAAAGAGAAAGCAGTTAGGCACAATAGATATCATAAATAGAGTTCTATTGCAGCATTATGGACCAATTAAGACATTTCTCCTTGATATTTCAATGATACATCCTTCTGAGCACTCAGTTATTGATCTATGGATGCTATATTTGTCAAAAAATGGTCTTGTGGAGCTCACCCTTCGGTGTTTAGAATATCTCAATACTCCTTATAAGTTGCCTTCCTCTGTGTACGGTGTAGAACTAGAACATTTGAATCTCTCAAACTGCATTTTCAGGCCGCCTTGCAGTTTTAGAGGTTTCCACAAGCTGAAAAGCCTTTCACTAAGTCGAGTCACCTTTCAGTTAGATGTTGCAACTTCTTTCCTCTGTGTTCCAAACCTTAAGAATCTGATGTTTGAGAAATGTATTGGGCTTACTCACTTAAATATATATGCCCCAGAACTTTTAAGTTTAAAAGTTGTACGCTGTGACATTGAAACGATTAAACTGGGTCCTTTTATGGACTGTCGGAAGCTGCAGTGTTTTGCAGTTATATCACGAGACGAAGTTCCACAGAATGGACAACATGAAGCAATTAACTTGATAAAACTTCTCAGCAGCTGGCCTGAACTTAGAAAACTTCTTCTGGACAGATACTTCATCAAG TTTTTGTCCTCTGGTAATGTAGCAGGGTTGCTCTCAACAAGGCTCAATGACTTGCACGACCTCGCCTTTTGTGATTACGATTTTAATGACAAAGATCAAGTTTGCTCATTGCTATGCATTCTTAGAAGTTCTCCTAATTTGAAGTCGCTTGTACTTGTG TTGAGTCACATAAAGAAAGGCTCTGGGGAAGTGGATGTAAATCATTTTGAAGGACAAGGCTGTAGGATTGGTGAATTCAATAACCTTCAAGCTCTGAGAATATGTTACTTCCATGGTTCAAGAGTGGAAGTGCTGTTTGTAAGGTTATTGCTGGCGTCTGCACCTTTTCTGCAGGAGATAATCATTGAATTAGATAAAAAGGTTAGTAAAAGCGAGGCCACTAAGATTGCTGAGGAGTTTATGCAGTTTCCTCACACAAGTAATGTACCACAGGTAAGTGATAAATGA